From the genome of Lasioglossum baleicum chromosome 13, iyLasBale1, whole genome shotgun sequence, one region includes:
- the Clc-a gene encoding chloride channel protein 2 isoform X4, with translation MPACVLNRAYFVCNDDYVMYGRYTKDLGEYAKEEAQKLKYHDKARKYEKGREEDFRKSRRGPLCRKLLALLAFAWKHTGARLGEDWVFLALLGIIMALISYAMDRGISMCNNARIWLYQDLTQHPALQYLAWVSLPVCLILFSAGFVHIVAPQSIGSGIPEMKTILRGVALKEYLTFRTLIAKVIGLTATLGSGLPLGKEGPFVHIASIVATLLSKLVTSFQGIYENESRNCEMLAAACAVGVASCFAAPIGGVLFSIEVTTVYFAVRNYWRGFFAAVCGATMFRLLAIWFQREETITAMFATNFTMDFPFDPQELFVFALIGVGSGLGGAFYVWLHRQYVIFMRKNKSMNSFLQKNRFLYPGIVSLLVSSVSFPLGLGQFMAGDLNTHDQVYGLFTNFSWTKEELGVEEMNMVKHWSTAYTDVFTGLLGFVAFTFIFSIISSTVPVPSGIFIPVFKIGAALGRAVGEAMALWFPTGVRYGGIITPIVPGGYATVGAAAFSGAVTHTISVSVIVFEMTGQITHIVPIMIAVLISNAIAALLQPSIYDSIILIKKLPYLPDLLPSSSGMYNVYVEDFMVREIKYIWHGITYQRLKEILKENRKLRGFPLVDNPDSMILLGSIQRLELIKLIEKHIGRERRLQVAQKWQKEAEERAREEMERQLRDQERTRRPSRFEVIPAPDILKMQRQSVNDLTMSPNNGTGPDHHTYHSPVFGCQPKKSILKKTNSFTLKGFSPLVSPAATPYTTVTGAESSSRIRLAFEAIFRKSATLQDVDPDPEIGSAGTRRESQDGMHVQPHTPMLVPSPATSKKVQLPRERVIDMSTEDQKRWEESEMALEVDFSRCHIDPAPFQLVERTSLLKVHSLFSMVGVNHAYVTAIGRLVGVVGLKELRKAIEDANAGILPTHQDSHLGISSSSLAKSETDTESKNVSTMNSIASVECEKVEKV, from the exons ATGCCGGCTTGCGTCCTGAATCGAGCCTATTTCGTCTGTAACGATGACTATGTT ATGTATGGTCGCTACACGAAAGACCTGGGTGAGTACGCGAAGGAAGAGGCTCAGAAGCTCAAGTACCATGACAAGGCGCGGAAGTACGAGAAAGGCAGAGAGGAGGACTTCCGGAAGTCGAGGAGAGGTCCTCTCTGCCGGAAGTTGCTGGCTCTGCTGGCGTTCGCCTGGAAACACACTGGAGCTCGATTAGGCGAGGACTGGGTCTTCCTGGCTCTTCTAGGTATCATCATGGCACTCATCAGCTATGCCATGGATCGTGGAATTTCGATGTGCAACAACG CCAGGATATGGCTTTACCAGGACCTGACGCAGCATCCAGCGCTGCAGTACCTCGCGTGGGTGTCACTTCCGGTCTGCCTGATCCTCTTCAGCGCAGGATTCGTCCACATCGTCGCACCTCAGAGCATCGGCTCCGGAATCCCGGAAATGAAGACCATCCTCCGAGGCGTCGCCCTCAAGGAGTACCTGACCTTCCGCACTCTGATCGCCAAG GTGATAGGTCTGACGGCGACCTTGGGCTCCGGCCTGCCCCTGGGCAAGGAAGGTCCGTTCGTGCACATCGCCAGTATAGTGGCGACCTTGTTGTCGAAGTTGGTGACCAGCTTCCAAGGGATCTacgagaacgagagcaggaACTGCGAGATGCTCGCAGCAGCCTGTGCGGTCGGGGTAGCTTCTTGTTTCGCTGCTCCGATTGGGGGTGTCCTCTTCAGTATCGAGGTCACGACGGTGTACTTCGCCGTGAGAAATTACTGGAGAGGATTCTTCGCCGCTGTCTGCGGAGCCACGATGTTCAGATTGCTGGCCATCTGGTTCCAAAGGGAGGAGACCATCACCGCGATGTTTGCCACCAACTTTACCATGGACTTCCCGTTCGACCCGCAAGAGCTGTTCGTGTTCGCTTTGATCGGAGTTGGCAGCGGACTCGGCGGCGCGTTTTATGTCTGGCTGCATAGGCAGTATGTCATATTCATGAGGAAGAACAAGAGCATGAACAGCTTCCTGCAGAAGAA tCGTTTTTTATACCCTGGCATCGTCTCGCTGCTGGTCTCCTCCGTCTCGTTTCCGCTGGGATTAGGCCAATTCATGGCCGGGGATCTAAACACCCACGACCAGGTGTACGGTCTGTTCACGAACTTCAGCTGGACGAAAGAGGAGTTGGGTGTCGAGGAGATGAACATGGTGAAACATTGGTCGACGGCGTACACGGACGTGTTCACCGGTCTCCTCGGGTTCGTCGCGTTCACG TTCATCTTTTCCATTATAAGCTCGACGGTGCCCGTGCCATCGGGGATCTTCATCCCAGTCTTCAAGATCGGAGCAGCGCTTGGACGAGCCGTCGGGGAGGCTATGGCACTTTGGTTCCCGACTGGTGTTCGATACGGTGGCATAATCACCCCCATAGTGCCAG GGGGTTACGCTACGGTCGGCGCAGCTGCGTTTTCAGGAGCAGTGACCCACACCATCTCTGTCAGTGTCATAGTGTTCGAGATGACTGGCCAGATCACTCACATCGTTCCTATTATGATAGCAGTGTTGATCAGCAACGCCATAGCAGCTCTCCTGCAGCCTAGTATTTACGACAGCATCATACTGATCAAGAAGCTGCCGTACTTGCCCGACCTGTTGCCTTCCAGCTCAG GTATGTACAACGTCTACGTCGAGGATTTTATGGTCCGTGAGATCAAATACATCTGGCATGGGATCACTTATCAGAGGTTGAAGGAGATCTTGAAGGAGAACCGCAAACTCCGAGGATTCCCTCTAGTGGACAATCCTGACTCGATGATCCTGCTCGGATCTATTCAGAGGTTGGAGCTGATCAAGCTTATCGAGAAGCATATTGGACGCGAGAGGAGACTGCAG GTCGCCCAAAAATGGCAGAAGGAAGCTGAAGAGAGAGCACGCGAGGAAATGGAACGTCAGTTAAGAGACCAGGAGAGAACCAGAAGGCCCTCTCGCTTCGAGGTGATCCCCGCGCCAGACATTCTAAAGATGCAGAGGCAGAGTGTCAACGATCTAACGATGTCTCCAAACAACGGCACCGGTCCGGACCAC CACACGTATCATTCGCCGGTGTTCGGATGCCAGCCTAAGAAATCGATCCTGAAGAAGACCAACTCCTTCACCCTGAAGGGATTCAGCCCTTTGGTCAGCCCAGCTGCCACTCCGTATACTACTGTCACTGGAGCTGAGAGCAG TTCCAGGATACGTCTGGCCTTCGAAGCGATCTTCAGGAAGTCGGCCACCCTTCAAGATGTCGACCCAGACCCAGAGATAGGATCAGCAGGAACAAGACGAGAAAGTCAGGATGGGATGCACGTGCAGCCGCACACACCCATGTTGGTTCCTAGTCCAGCCACCTCGAAGAAAGTTCAACTG CCACGAGAAAGAGTGATAGACATGTCGACGGAGGATCAAAAACGATGGGAGGAGAGCGAAATGGCGTTGGAAGTTGACTTCTCCAGGTGTCACATCGACCCTGCACCCTTCCAGCTGGTCGAGAGGACGTCCTTGCTGAAGGTGCATAGTCTCTTCAGCATGGTAGGGGTGAACCATGCTTACGTGACTGCTATTGGAAGGCTAGTTGGAGTTGTGGGGCTCAAAGAG TTGAGGAAAGCGATAGAGGACGCAAACGCCGGGATCCTGCCGACTCATCAGGACTCCCACCTCGGTATCTCGAGCTCGAGTTTAGCGAAAAGCGAGACGGACACCGAGAGCAAGAATGTCAGCACGATGAACTCCATCGCTTCGGTCGAGTGCGAGAAAGTGGAGAAAGTCTGA
- the Clc-a gene encoding chloride channel protein 2 isoform X1: MSSQSTKMELLDETLHYHHPEGSQEEVDREWEEFDRLMAKLKEKRRERPHRPSQTFYPCPPPNADDEQQDFDPFDYINTIMYGRYTKDLGEYAKEEAQKLKYHDKARKYEKGREEDFRKSRRGPLCRKLLALLAFAWKHTGARLGEDWVFLALLGIIMALISYAMDRGISMCNNARIWLYQDLTQHPALQYLAWVSLPVCLILFSAGFVHIVAPQSIGSGIPEMKTILRGVALKEYLTFRTLIAKVIGLTATLGSGLPLGKEGPFVHIASIVATLLSKLVTSFQGIYENESRNCEMLAAACAVGVASCFAAPIGGVLFSIEVTTVYFAVRNYWRGFFAAVCGATMFRLLAIWFQREETITAMFATNFTMDFPFDPQELFVFALIGVGSGLGGAFYVWLHRQYVIFMRKNKSMNSFLQKNRFLYPGIVSLLVSSVSFPLGLGQFMAGDLNTHDQVYGLFTNFSWTKEELGVEEMNMVKHWSTAYTDVFTGLLGFVAFTFIFSIISSTVPVPSGIFIPVFKIGAALGRAVGEAMALWFPTGVRYGGIITPIVPGGYATVGAAAFSGAVTHTISVSVIVFEMTGQITHIVPIMIAVLISNAIAALLQPSIYDSIILIKKLPYLPDLLPSSSGMYNVYVEDFMVREIKYIWHGITYQRLKEILKENRKLRGFPLVDNPDSMILLGSIQRLELIKLIEKHIGRERRLQVAQKWQKEAEERAREEMERQLRDQERTRRPSRFEVIPAPDILKMQRQSVNDLTMSPNNGTGPDHHTYHSPVFGCQPKKSILKKTNSFTLKGFSPLVSPAATPYTTVTGAESSSRIRLAFEAIFRKSATLQDVDPDPEIGSAGTRRESQDGMHVQPHTPMLVPSPATSKKVQLPRERVIDMSTEDQKRWEESEMALEVDFSRCHIDPAPFQLVERTSLLKVHSLFSMVGVNHAYVTAIGRLVGVVGLKELRKAIEDANAGILPTHQDSHLGISSSSLAKSETDTESKNVSTMNSIASVECEKVEKV, encoded by the exons ATGTATGGTCGCTACACGAAAGACCTGGGTGAGTACGCGAAGGAAGAGGCTCAGAAGCTCAAGTACCATGACAAGGCGCGGAAGTACGAGAAAGGCAGAGAGGAGGACTTCCGGAAGTCGAGGAGAGGTCCTCTCTGCCGGAAGTTGCTGGCTCTGCTGGCGTTCGCCTGGAAACACACTGGAGCTCGATTAGGCGAGGACTGGGTCTTCCTGGCTCTTCTAGGTATCATCATGGCACTCATCAGCTATGCCATGGATCGTGGAATTTCGATGTGCAACAACG CCAGGATATGGCTTTACCAGGACCTGACGCAGCATCCAGCGCTGCAGTACCTCGCGTGGGTGTCACTTCCGGTCTGCCTGATCCTCTTCAGCGCAGGATTCGTCCACATCGTCGCACCTCAGAGCATCGGCTCCGGAATCCCGGAAATGAAGACCATCCTCCGAGGCGTCGCCCTCAAGGAGTACCTGACCTTCCGCACTCTGATCGCCAAG GTGATAGGTCTGACGGCGACCTTGGGCTCCGGCCTGCCCCTGGGCAAGGAAGGTCCGTTCGTGCACATCGCCAGTATAGTGGCGACCTTGTTGTCGAAGTTGGTGACCAGCTTCCAAGGGATCTacgagaacgagagcaggaACTGCGAGATGCTCGCAGCAGCCTGTGCGGTCGGGGTAGCTTCTTGTTTCGCTGCTCCGATTGGGGGTGTCCTCTTCAGTATCGAGGTCACGACGGTGTACTTCGCCGTGAGAAATTACTGGAGAGGATTCTTCGCCGCTGTCTGCGGAGCCACGATGTTCAGATTGCTGGCCATCTGGTTCCAAAGGGAGGAGACCATCACCGCGATGTTTGCCACCAACTTTACCATGGACTTCCCGTTCGACCCGCAAGAGCTGTTCGTGTTCGCTTTGATCGGAGTTGGCAGCGGACTCGGCGGCGCGTTTTATGTCTGGCTGCATAGGCAGTATGTCATATTCATGAGGAAGAACAAGAGCATGAACAGCTTCCTGCAGAAGAA tCGTTTTTTATACCCTGGCATCGTCTCGCTGCTGGTCTCCTCCGTCTCGTTTCCGCTGGGATTAGGCCAATTCATGGCCGGGGATCTAAACACCCACGACCAGGTGTACGGTCTGTTCACGAACTTCAGCTGGACGAAAGAGGAGTTGGGTGTCGAGGAGATGAACATGGTGAAACATTGGTCGACGGCGTACACGGACGTGTTCACCGGTCTCCTCGGGTTCGTCGCGTTCACG TTCATCTTTTCCATTATAAGCTCGACGGTGCCCGTGCCATCGGGGATCTTCATCCCAGTCTTCAAGATCGGAGCAGCGCTTGGACGAGCCGTCGGGGAGGCTATGGCACTTTGGTTCCCGACTGGTGTTCGATACGGTGGCATAATCACCCCCATAGTGCCAG GGGGTTACGCTACGGTCGGCGCAGCTGCGTTTTCAGGAGCAGTGACCCACACCATCTCTGTCAGTGTCATAGTGTTCGAGATGACTGGCCAGATCACTCACATCGTTCCTATTATGATAGCAGTGTTGATCAGCAACGCCATAGCAGCTCTCCTGCAGCCTAGTATTTACGACAGCATCATACTGATCAAGAAGCTGCCGTACTTGCCCGACCTGTTGCCTTCCAGCTCAG GTATGTACAACGTCTACGTCGAGGATTTTATGGTCCGTGAGATCAAATACATCTGGCATGGGATCACTTATCAGAGGTTGAAGGAGATCTTGAAGGAGAACCGCAAACTCCGAGGATTCCCTCTAGTGGACAATCCTGACTCGATGATCCTGCTCGGATCTATTCAGAGGTTGGAGCTGATCAAGCTTATCGAGAAGCATATTGGACGCGAGAGGAGACTGCAG GTCGCCCAAAAATGGCAGAAGGAAGCTGAAGAGAGAGCACGCGAGGAAATGGAACGTCAGTTAAGAGACCAGGAGAGAACCAGAAGGCCCTCTCGCTTCGAGGTGATCCCCGCGCCAGACATTCTAAAGATGCAGAGGCAGAGTGTCAACGATCTAACGATGTCTCCAAACAACGGCACCGGTCCGGACCAC CACACGTATCATTCGCCGGTGTTCGGATGCCAGCCTAAGAAATCGATCCTGAAGAAGACCAACTCCTTCACCCTGAAGGGATTCAGCCCTTTGGTCAGCCCAGCTGCCACTCCGTATACTACTGTCACTGGAGCTGAGAGCAG TTCCAGGATACGTCTGGCCTTCGAAGCGATCTTCAGGAAGTCGGCCACCCTTCAAGATGTCGACCCAGACCCAGAGATAGGATCAGCAGGAACAAGACGAGAAAGTCAGGATGGGATGCACGTGCAGCCGCACACACCCATGTTGGTTCCTAGTCCAGCCACCTCGAAGAAAGTTCAACTG CCACGAGAAAGAGTGATAGACATGTCGACGGAGGATCAAAAACGATGGGAGGAGAGCGAAATGGCGTTGGAAGTTGACTTCTCCAGGTGTCACATCGACCCTGCACCCTTCCAGCTGGTCGAGAGGACGTCCTTGCTGAAGGTGCATAGTCTCTTCAGCATGGTAGGGGTGAACCATGCTTACGTGACTGCTATTGGAAGGCTAGTTGGAGTTGTGGGGCTCAAAGAG TTGAGGAAAGCGATAGAGGACGCAAACGCCGGGATCCTGCCGACTCATCAGGACTCCCACCTCGGTATCTCGAGCTCGAGTTTAGCGAAAAGCGAGACGGACACCGAGAGCAAGAATGTCAGCACGATGAACTCCATCGCTTCGGTCGAGTGCGAGAAAGTGGAGAAAGTCTGA
- the Clc-a gene encoding chloride channel protein 2 isoform X3 — translation MAASSSEDGQDYGLGYQNTLMYGRYTKDLGEYAKEEAQKLKYHDKARKYEKGREEDFRKSRRGPLCRKLLALLAFAWKHTGARLGEDWVFLALLGIIMALISYAMDRGISMCNNARIWLYQDLTQHPALQYLAWVSLPVCLILFSAGFVHIVAPQSIGSGIPEMKTILRGVALKEYLTFRTLIAKVIGLTATLGSGLPLGKEGPFVHIASIVATLLSKLVTSFQGIYENESRNCEMLAAACAVGVASCFAAPIGGVLFSIEVTTVYFAVRNYWRGFFAAVCGATMFRLLAIWFQREETITAMFATNFTMDFPFDPQELFVFALIGVGSGLGGAFYVWLHRQYVIFMRKNKSMNSFLQKNRFLYPGIVSLLVSSVSFPLGLGQFMAGDLNTHDQVYGLFTNFSWTKEELGVEEMNMVKHWSTAYTDVFTGLLGFVAFTFIFSIISSTVPVPSGIFIPVFKIGAALGRAVGEAMALWFPTGVRYGGIITPIVPGGYATVGAAAFSGAVTHTISVSVIVFEMTGQITHIVPIMIAVLISNAIAALLQPSIYDSIILIKKLPYLPDLLPSSSGMYNVYVEDFMVREIKYIWHGITYQRLKEILKENRKLRGFPLVDNPDSMILLGSIQRLELIKLIEKHIGRERRLQVAQKWQKEAEERAREEMERQLRDQERTRRPSRFEVIPAPDILKMQRQSVNDLTMSPNNGTGPDHHTYHSPVFGCQPKKSILKKTNSFTLKGFSPLVSPAATPYTTVTGAESSSRIRLAFEAIFRKSATLQDVDPDPEIGSAGTRRESQDGMHVQPHTPMLVPSPATSKKVQLPRERVIDMSTEDQKRWEESEMALEVDFSRCHIDPAPFQLVERTSLLKVHSLFSMVGVNHAYVTAIGRLVGVVGLKELRKAIEDANAGILPTHQDSHLGISSSSLAKSETDTESKNVSTMNSIASVECEKVEKV, via the exons ATGTATGGTCGCTACACGAAAGACCTGGGTGAGTACGCGAAGGAAGAGGCTCAGAAGCTCAAGTACCATGACAAGGCGCGGAAGTACGAGAAAGGCAGAGAGGAGGACTTCCGGAAGTCGAGGAGAGGTCCTCTCTGCCGGAAGTTGCTGGCTCTGCTGGCGTTCGCCTGGAAACACACTGGAGCTCGATTAGGCGAGGACTGGGTCTTCCTGGCTCTTCTAGGTATCATCATGGCACTCATCAGCTATGCCATGGATCGTGGAATTTCGATGTGCAACAACG CCAGGATATGGCTTTACCAGGACCTGACGCAGCATCCAGCGCTGCAGTACCTCGCGTGGGTGTCACTTCCGGTCTGCCTGATCCTCTTCAGCGCAGGATTCGTCCACATCGTCGCACCTCAGAGCATCGGCTCCGGAATCCCGGAAATGAAGACCATCCTCCGAGGCGTCGCCCTCAAGGAGTACCTGACCTTCCGCACTCTGATCGCCAAG GTGATAGGTCTGACGGCGACCTTGGGCTCCGGCCTGCCCCTGGGCAAGGAAGGTCCGTTCGTGCACATCGCCAGTATAGTGGCGACCTTGTTGTCGAAGTTGGTGACCAGCTTCCAAGGGATCTacgagaacgagagcaggaACTGCGAGATGCTCGCAGCAGCCTGTGCGGTCGGGGTAGCTTCTTGTTTCGCTGCTCCGATTGGGGGTGTCCTCTTCAGTATCGAGGTCACGACGGTGTACTTCGCCGTGAGAAATTACTGGAGAGGATTCTTCGCCGCTGTCTGCGGAGCCACGATGTTCAGATTGCTGGCCATCTGGTTCCAAAGGGAGGAGACCATCACCGCGATGTTTGCCACCAACTTTACCATGGACTTCCCGTTCGACCCGCAAGAGCTGTTCGTGTTCGCTTTGATCGGAGTTGGCAGCGGACTCGGCGGCGCGTTTTATGTCTGGCTGCATAGGCAGTATGTCATATTCATGAGGAAGAACAAGAGCATGAACAGCTTCCTGCAGAAGAA tCGTTTTTTATACCCTGGCATCGTCTCGCTGCTGGTCTCCTCCGTCTCGTTTCCGCTGGGATTAGGCCAATTCATGGCCGGGGATCTAAACACCCACGACCAGGTGTACGGTCTGTTCACGAACTTCAGCTGGACGAAAGAGGAGTTGGGTGTCGAGGAGATGAACATGGTGAAACATTGGTCGACGGCGTACACGGACGTGTTCACCGGTCTCCTCGGGTTCGTCGCGTTCACG TTCATCTTTTCCATTATAAGCTCGACGGTGCCCGTGCCATCGGGGATCTTCATCCCAGTCTTCAAGATCGGAGCAGCGCTTGGACGAGCCGTCGGGGAGGCTATGGCACTTTGGTTCCCGACTGGTGTTCGATACGGTGGCATAATCACCCCCATAGTGCCAG GGGGTTACGCTACGGTCGGCGCAGCTGCGTTTTCAGGAGCAGTGACCCACACCATCTCTGTCAGTGTCATAGTGTTCGAGATGACTGGCCAGATCACTCACATCGTTCCTATTATGATAGCAGTGTTGATCAGCAACGCCATAGCAGCTCTCCTGCAGCCTAGTATTTACGACAGCATCATACTGATCAAGAAGCTGCCGTACTTGCCCGACCTGTTGCCTTCCAGCTCAG GTATGTACAACGTCTACGTCGAGGATTTTATGGTCCGTGAGATCAAATACATCTGGCATGGGATCACTTATCAGAGGTTGAAGGAGATCTTGAAGGAGAACCGCAAACTCCGAGGATTCCCTCTAGTGGACAATCCTGACTCGATGATCCTGCTCGGATCTATTCAGAGGTTGGAGCTGATCAAGCTTATCGAGAAGCATATTGGACGCGAGAGGAGACTGCAG GTCGCCCAAAAATGGCAGAAGGAAGCTGAAGAGAGAGCACGCGAGGAAATGGAACGTCAGTTAAGAGACCAGGAGAGAACCAGAAGGCCCTCTCGCTTCGAGGTGATCCCCGCGCCAGACATTCTAAAGATGCAGAGGCAGAGTGTCAACGATCTAACGATGTCTCCAAACAACGGCACCGGTCCGGACCAC CACACGTATCATTCGCCGGTGTTCGGATGCCAGCCTAAGAAATCGATCCTGAAGAAGACCAACTCCTTCACCCTGAAGGGATTCAGCCCTTTGGTCAGCCCAGCTGCCACTCCGTATACTACTGTCACTGGAGCTGAGAGCAG TTCCAGGATACGTCTGGCCTTCGAAGCGATCTTCAGGAAGTCGGCCACCCTTCAAGATGTCGACCCAGACCCAGAGATAGGATCAGCAGGAACAAGACGAGAAAGTCAGGATGGGATGCACGTGCAGCCGCACACACCCATGTTGGTTCCTAGTCCAGCCACCTCGAAGAAAGTTCAACTG CCACGAGAAAGAGTGATAGACATGTCGACGGAGGATCAAAAACGATGGGAGGAGAGCGAAATGGCGTTGGAAGTTGACTTCTCCAGGTGTCACATCGACCCTGCACCCTTCCAGCTGGTCGAGAGGACGTCCTTGCTGAAGGTGCATAGTCTCTTCAGCATGGTAGGGGTGAACCATGCTTACGTGACTGCTATTGGAAGGCTAGTTGGAGTTGTGGGGCTCAAAGAG TTGAGGAAAGCGATAGAGGACGCAAACGCCGGGATCCTGCCGACTCATCAGGACTCCCACCTCGGTATCTCGAGCTCGAGTTTAGCGAAAAGCGAGACGGACACCGAGAGCAAGAATGTCAGCACGATGAACTCCATCGCTTCGGTCGAGTGCGAGAAAGTGGAGAAAGTCTGA